The Rhododendron vialii isolate Sample 1 chromosome 6a, ASM3025357v1 genome includes a window with the following:
- the LOC131330808 gene encoding uncharacterized protein LOC131330808, translating into MAALLNSLVLKNHSPLHLSPGYAFKPMDQYTGSSAPNYLSFRSIQIGERQISTSRRALTVQAGYRDGGRSGNSTIFVGGFLLGGIIFGTLGCVYAPQISKALLGPEKKELMKKLPTFKYDEEKALEKT; encoded by the exons ATGGCTGCTCTACTGAATTCTTTGGTTTTAAAAAACCATTCTCCACTCCATCTATCACCTG GCTATGCTTTCAAGCCAATGGACCAATATACTGGAAGTTCGGCCCCCAACTACTTGTCCTTCAGATCCATTCAGATAGGGGAAAGACAAATTTCCACCTCTAGAAGGGCACTTACTGTTCAAGCTGGATACAG GGACGGTGGAAGGTCAGGAAATTCAACCATCTTTGTTGGTGGTTTTCTTTTGGGAGGAATAATATTTGGCACACTCGGATGTGTATATGCACCTCAG ATCAGCAAGGCACTGTTAGGACCTGAAAAAAAGGAGTTAATGAAGAAACTGCCCACATTTAAATATGATGAAGAAAAAGCCTTGGAG AAAACTTGA
- the LOC131330807 gene encoding glyceraldehyde-3-phosphate dehydrogenase B, chloroplastic translates to MATHSALAPSRISANTRLTSSKSSHLFPTQCLSKRVEFAEFSGLRTTGFVSYGKNARDAVAAQLTTKTAGSTSTRFKPVAKLKVAINGFGRIGRNFLRCWHGRENSPLEVIVVNDSGGVKNASHLLKYDSMLGIFKADVKIVDNETISVDGKLIKVVSNRDPLKLPWAELGIDIVIEGTGVFVDGPGAGKHIQAGAKKVIITAPAKGADIPTYVVGVNEGDYDHDVANIVSNASCTTNCLAPFVKVLDEEFGIVKGTMTTTHSYTGDQRLLDASHRDLRRARAAALNIVPTSTGAAKAVSLVLPQLKGKLNGIALRVPTPNVSVVDLVINVAKKGISAEDVNAAFRKAAEGPLKGILAVCDVPLVSVDFRCSDVSSTIDSSLTMVMGDDMVKVVAWYDNEWGYSQRVVDLAHLVASKWPGLPTQASGDPLEDFCKTSPSDEECKVYEA, encoded by the exons ATGGCCACCCACTCAGCTCTGGCTCCTTCAAGAATCTCAGCTAACACAAGACTAACCTCATCTAAGAGCTCTCACTTATTCCCCACTCAATGCCTTTCtaag AGAGTAGAATTTGCAGAGTTCTCTGGGCTTCGAACCACTGGATTTGTGTCCTATGGAAAGAATGCTAGGGATGCAGTGGCTGCCCAACTCACAACCAAG ACTGCAGGATCCACGTCCACCCGTTTCAAGCCAGTGGCCAAATTGAAGGTGGCTATTAATGGTTTCGGACGCATTGGCAGGAACTTCCTCCGATGCTGGCACGGTCGGGAAAACTCACCACTTGAAGTGATCGTGGTTAATGACAGTGGTGGTGTCAAGAAT GCATCTCACTTGTTGAAGTACGATTCGATGCTTGGCATTTTCAAAGCAGATGTGAAGATAGTGGACAATGAAACCATCAGTGTTGATGGTAAGCTCATCAAAGTTGTCTCTAATAGAGACCCTTTGAAGCTCCCCTGGGCTGAACTAGGCATTGACATTGTAATTGAG GGAACCGGTGTGTTTGTGGATGGTCCGGGGGCTGGGAAGCACATCCAAGCTGGTGCCAAGAAAGTTATCATCACTGCTCCAGCAAAAGGTGCTGACATTCCCACTTATGTTGTTGGAGTAAATGAAGGAGACTATGACCATGACGTTGCCAACATTGTGAG CAATGCTTCTTGCACCACAAACTGTTTGGCTCCTTTCGTTAAAGTATTGGATGAAGAATTTG GTATTGTCAAGGGAACCATGACAACCACTCATTCCTACACTGGTGATCAG AGACTTTTAGATGCTTCACACAGGGACTTGAGGCGAGCCAGAGCTGCAGCTCTTAACATAGTCCCTACGAGTACAGGTGCAGCCAAGGCAGTGTCTCTAGTGCTTCCACAGCTCAAGGGAAAGCTAAACGGTATTGCTCTCCGGGTGCCGACACCTAATGTATCTGTGGTTGACCTAGTCATAAACGTCGCAAAGAAAGGGATCTCTGCTGAAGACGTCAATGCGGCCTTTAGAAAGGCTGCTGAGGGGCCGTTGAAAGGCATACTGGCCGTGTGTGATGTTCCTCTTGTGTCGGTGGACTTCAGGTGCAGTGATGTTTCCTCCACCATTGATTCGTCATTGACAATGGTAATGGGAGATGACATGGTAAAGGTGGTGGCCTGGTATGACAATGAATGGGGATACAG CCAACGGGTTGTTGATTTGGCACATCTGGTAGCGAGCAAGTGGCCGGGCCTGCCTACACAAGCAAGTGGAGATCCGTTGGAGGACTTTTGCAAAACAAGCCCCAGTGATGAAGAGTGCAAGGTTTATGAAGCCTAA